In Psychrobacter sp. JCM 18902, a single window of DNA contains:
- a CDS encoding OmpA family protein, translating into MKLNKIALALVAVAAAPLAANAGVTISPLLLGYHYTGEAHDEQREILKTGKNLYENVNGDPMANADGRGNDNGGVAKESSLYTGAALGIELTPSTQFQVEYGVSNANGEASEDSAKAGVNRFDVEQTMLSGNFLIGTEEFTGYTDSAFKPYVLVGAGQSKIKVENQETYTKTGETNPTTAGTEVAESKDTIGNLGLGAMYRINDALSLRGEARAIHNFDNNWWEGMALAGLEVVLGGHLAPTVAVPPMQEPVIDTTPVVVVESDLDSDGDGVPDSIDACPGTPMNVVVDERGCPVPVDITDELKMELRVFFDNDKSTIKSQYQPEIAKVAEKMREYPNSTARIEGHASKTGPSARYNQRLSEARAVAVKSMLTNEFGIAPNRISTVGYGYDQPIAPNDTEEGRAMNRRVYAIITGDKTMTVEQTKDMVVQ; encoded by the coding sequence ATGAAATTGAATAAAATTGCTCTAGCTCTGGTTGCTGTAGCAGCTGCACCTTTAGCAGCTAATGCTGGCGTAACTATTAGCCCATTGTTACTAGGTTATCATTACACTGGCGAAGCTCATGACGAGCAACGCGAAATTTTGAAAACTGGTAAAAATTTGTATGAGAATGTCAATGGCGACCCTATGGCTAATGCTGATGGTCGTGGTAATGACAATGGTGGCGTAGCTAAAGAAAGCAGCTTATACACTGGTGCTGCACTAGGTATTGAACTAACTCCTTCTACTCAGTTCCAAGTAGAGTATGGTGTATCAAATGCAAACGGCGAAGCTTCTGAAGATTCTGCAAAAGCTGGTGTTAACCGCTTTGACGTAGAACAAACCATGCTTTCTGGTAACTTCTTAATCGGTACTGAAGAATTTACTGGTTATACTGATAGCGCATTCAAGCCATATGTATTGGTTGGTGCTGGTCAATCTAAGATTAAAGTAGAAAACCAAGAAACTTACACTAAAACTGGTGAGACGAATCCTACTACTGCTGGTACTGAAGTTGCAGAGTCTAAAGATACTATTGGTAACCTAGGTCTAGGTGCTATGTATCGTATCAACGACGCTTTAAGCCTACGTGGTGAAGCTCGTGCGATTCATAACTTTGATAACAACTGGTGGGAAGGCATGGCTTTGGCCGGTCTAGAAGTTGTACTTGGTGGCCATTTAGCACCTACAGTAGCAGTACCACCAATGCAAGAGCCAGTTATCGATACTACTCCAGTAGTCGTAGTTGAATCTGATCTTGATTCTGATGGTGATGGCGTACCTGATAGCATCGATGCATGCCCAGGCACTCCTATGAATGTTGTAGTAGATGAGCGCGGTTGCCCAGTACCAGTAGATATTACTGATGAGCTGAAAATGGAACTACGTGTATTCTTTGATAACGATAAATCAACGATCAAATCACAGTATCAACCTGAAATCGCTAAAGTAGCAGAGAAGATGCGCGAGTATCCTAACTCTACAGCACGTATCGAAGGTCATGCTTCTAAAACTGGTCCTTCAGCACGTTATAACCAACGTTTATCTGAAGCCCGTGCCGTTGCTGTTAAATCTATGTTGACTAACGAATTCGGTATTGCTCCAAACCGTATATCAACAGTTGGTTATGGTTATGACCAACCAATCGCTCCAAACGACACTGAAGAAGGTCGTGCT